A genomic window from bacterium includes:
- a CDS encoding stage V sporulation protein S gives MDVLKVVAKPTTTADVLKVAAKSNPTAVAGALAGVVRERGTAELQAIGAAAINQAIKAIAIARGYVAPSGLDLVCVPAFADVQIDGQDRTAIKLIVSPR, from the coding sequence ATGGACGTGCTCAAGGTCGTTGCGAAGCCTACGACTACCGCCGACGTGCTCAAGGTCGCCGCTAAGTCGAATCCCACCGCCGTCGCGGGCGCCTTGGCCGGCGTCGTGCGCGAGCGCGGGACCGCGGAGCTGCAGGCGATCGGCGCGGCCGCCATCAACCAGGCGATCAAGGCCATCGCGATCGCGCGCGGCTACGTCGCGCCGAGCGGACTCGACCTCGTGTGCGTCCCGGCGTTCGCCGATGTGCAAATCGACGGGCAGGACCGCACCGCGATCAAGCTCATCGTATCGCCCAGGTAG